The Streptomyces camelliae genome window below encodes:
- a CDS encoding CaiB/BaiF CoA transferase family protein: MDQPTRQPMDEQQPLPLEGITVVAVEQAVSAPFATRQLADLGARVIKVERVDGGDFARGYDTAARGLASHFVWCNRGKESLALDLKDPRGLAVVRRLIADADVFVQNLAHGAAARLGLDAATLCAAHPRLIAVDISGYGGSGPYADKRAYDMLVQCEAGLVSVTGTPEQPVKAGIPAADIAAAMYAFSGVLATLVRRGTTGRGGAVEVSMLEALAEWVGHPLHHALHGGEPPARTGLAHAVIAPYDAYPTADGGRVLLSVQNDREWRRLAEQVIERPELGMDPMYATNASRVANREKTDALVARALGVLNAEEAMIRLEKAGIACARLRDLHELAAHPQLAARERWRQVGSPVGPLKALLPPITLPGGDEARMGDVPALGQHTEALLRAVGMTDDEIAAMRRDGVAA, from the coding sequence ATGGATCAGCCCACGCGTCAGCCCATGGACGAGCAGCAGCCCCTGCCCCTGGAGGGCATCACCGTCGTCGCCGTCGAACAGGCCGTGTCCGCACCCTTCGCGACCCGGCAGCTCGCCGACCTGGGGGCCAGGGTCATCAAGGTGGAGCGGGTCGACGGCGGCGATTTCGCGCGCGGCTACGACACGGCGGCCCGCGGCCTCGCCTCGCACTTCGTGTGGTGCAACCGCGGCAAGGAGTCCCTCGCGCTGGACCTGAAGGACCCGCGCGGCCTGGCCGTCGTACGGCGGCTGATCGCGGACGCGGACGTGTTCGTGCAGAACCTCGCGCACGGGGCGGCGGCCCGGCTCGGCCTCGACGCGGCCACCCTGTGCGCCGCGCACCCGCGGCTGATCGCCGTGGACATCTCCGGCTACGGCGGCTCGGGACCGTACGCGGACAAGCGGGCGTACGACATGCTCGTGCAGTGCGAGGCGGGGCTGGTGTCGGTGACCGGGACGCCGGAGCAGCCGGTGAAGGCGGGGATCCCGGCGGCGGACATCGCGGCGGCCATGTACGCGTTCTCGGGCGTGCTGGCGACCCTCGTGCGGCGCGGGACGACCGGGCGGGGCGGAGCGGTGGAGGTGTCCATGCTGGAGGCGCTCGCCGAGTGGGTGGGGCATCCGCTCCACCATGCGCTGCACGGCGGCGAGCCGCCCGCGCGCACCGGGCTCGCGCACGCCGTCATCGCGCCGTACGACGCCTATCCGACGGCGGACGGCGGGCGGGTCCTGCTGTCCGTGCAGAACGACCGGGAGTGGCGGCGGCTGGCTGAACAGGTCATAGAGCGCCCCGAATTGGGGATGGATCCGATGTATGCGACGAACGCGTCACGCGTCGCGAACCGGGAGAAGACGGACGCGTTGGTGGCGCGGGCGCTCGGTGTGCTGAATGCCGAGGAGGCGATGATCCGGCTGGAGAAGGCGGGCATCGCCTGTGCCCGGCTGCGGGATCTGCACGAGCTGGCGGCGCATCCGCAGCTGGCGGCCCGGGAGCGGTGGCGTCAGGTGGGGTCGCCGGTCGGGCCGCTGAAGGCGCTGCTGCCTCCCATCACTCTGCCGGGCGGGGACGAGGCACGCATGGGTGATGTGCCCGCGCTCGGGCAGCACACCGAAGCGCTGCTGCGTGCCGTGGGGATGACGGACGACGAGATCGCAGCGATGCGCCGGGACGGTGTGGCGGCCTGA
- a CDS encoding ATP-binding cassette domain-containing protein, with amino-acid sequence MTSTYAVLSEGLEKRFGAVHALRGLDLAVVRGTVCGLLGPNGAGKTTAVRLLTTLLRPDAGSARVAGHDLVREAAAVRSRIGVTGQYASVDGDLTGRENLRLFARLHRVRGPAVRADELLERFGLTEAAGRKASTYSGGMRRRLDLAASLIRRPEVLFLDEPTTGLDPASRTRIWQAVRELQADGTTVLLTTQYLEEADQLADDVVLMDQGRVAHSGSPAELKALVGSFAQAVVADGDALPKAAAVLDQLTGSEPVFDRERNSVGAVTTDPTLTLPRLVRELDAAGVPLLDASLRPPTLDDVFLRLTEGSTDLKECAA; translated from the coding sequence ATGACTTCTACGTACGCTGTACTTAGTGAAGGGCTGGAGAAGCGCTTCGGCGCTGTTCACGCCCTGCGCGGGCTGGATCTGGCGGTGGTTCGGGGGACGGTCTGCGGGCTGCTCGGCCCGAACGGCGCCGGGAAGACGACGGCCGTACGGCTGCTGACGACACTGCTGCGGCCGGACGCCGGCTCGGCGCGGGTCGCCGGGCACGACCTGGTGCGGGAGGCGGCCGCCGTGCGGAGCCGGATCGGGGTCACCGGGCAGTACGCCTCGGTGGACGGCGACCTCACCGGCCGGGAGAACCTGCGGCTGTTCGCCCGGCTGCACCGGGTCCGTGGACCGGCCGTGCGGGCCGACGAGCTGCTGGAGCGCTTCGGGCTGACCGAGGCGGCCGGCCGCAAGGCGTCGACCTACTCGGGCGGCATGCGGCGCCGGCTGGATCTGGCCGCGAGTCTGATCCGCCGGCCCGAGGTGCTCTTCCTCGACGAGCCGACCACCGGCCTCGACCCGGCCAGCCGCACCCGCATCTGGCAGGCGGTGCGCGAGCTGCAGGCGGACGGCACGACCGTGCTGCTGACCACGCAGTACCTGGAGGAGGCCGACCAACTCGCCGACGACGTCGTCCTGATGGACCAGGGGCGGGTGGCCCACAGCGGCTCCCCCGCCGAACTCAAGGCGCTCGTCGGGTCGTTCGCTCAGGCCGTGGTCGCGGACGGGGACGCACTGCCGAAGGCAGCGGCCGTGCTCGATCAACTCACCGGCAGCGAGCCGGTGTTCGACCGGGAGCGGAACTCCGTCGGCGCGGTCACCACCGACCCGACACTGACCCTGCCACGCCTGGTGCGCGAACTCGACGCGGCGGGCGTGCCGTTGCTTGACGCGAGCCTGCGCCCGCCCACCCTCGACGACGTCTTCCTCCGGCTCACCGAGGGATCCACGGACCTCAAGGAGTGCGCCGCATGA
- a CDS encoding TetR/AcrR family transcriptional regulator: MKPVPHATSLRRAPVQRRSAERLTRILDACAELLDEVGYDDLSTRAVALRAGVPIGSVYRFFGNKRQMADALAQRNLERYTERVTERLKQARAGDWRAAMDAVLDEYLAMKRTAPGFSLVDFGNQIPVGTRHAEPNTRVADRLIRLLSGYVGRTPDEDLRRVFLVAVESADALVQLAFRTDPEGDEAIIAETRELLRAYLGRVLD; the protein is encoded by the coding sequence ATGAAGCCCGTGCCCCACGCGACATCGCTCCGCCGTGCGCCCGTTCAGCGCCGCAGCGCCGAACGGCTGACCAGGATCCTCGACGCCTGCGCCGAACTCCTCGACGAGGTCGGCTACGACGACCTGAGCACCCGCGCGGTCGCGCTGCGCGCCGGTGTGCCCATCGGCTCCGTCTACCGCTTCTTCGGCAACAAGCGGCAGATGGCCGACGCCCTCGCCCAGCGCAACCTGGAGCGCTACACCGAGCGCGTCACCGAGCGGCTGAAGCAGGCGCGCGCGGGGGACTGGCGGGCCGCGATGGACGCCGTCCTGGACGAGTACCTCGCGATGAAACGCACGGCGCCCGGCTTCTCGCTGGTCGACTTCGGCAATCAGATACCGGTCGGCACCCGCCATGCCGAACCCAACACTCGCGTCGCCGACCGGCTGATCCGGCTGCTCTCCGGCTATGTCGGCCGCACCCCGGACGAGGATCTGCGCCGGGTCTTCCTGGTCGCCGTGGAGAGCGCCGACGCCCTCGTCCAGCTGGCCTTCCGCACGGATCCGGAGGGTGACGAGGCGATCATCGCCGAGACGCGCGAGCTGCTGCGGGCGTATCTGGGGCGCGTGCTGGACTGA
- a CDS encoding type ISP restriction/modification enzyme yields the protein MPCVTYDDAPLLADLMPWSVAPLRPGRAWPAAPDAASLKARWNALLKAEGAERRALFEPSRARTLDSAVGQLPGQPTGTERLARAEGPCAEPVRVLAAPFDEQWLIPDHRLIDTARPELWRVADERQVFVVETADETTPLLATSLLPTLRTGRVRPLFRRPNGTEPNLAPGLSDHLADRLGSLPTPPDLLAWILATVRPDLTVPLTSDADVWDRGTELGHRMLWLLRRDGERPKLPGGRRPYVRAPLPSLPLTLHYDPEEETLHLDEGRISPVPPQAWEYEVAGVRVLEAWFAARTTPSDAGTLAAIRPATWPQPWTSELLELITVLALLAELRPLRAELKIPAPITAADLRQAGVLPVPGASRRPASVLDHHEEGPEGQFALL from the coding sequence ATGCCCTGCGTGACGTACGACGACGCTCCGCTGCTGGCGGACCTCATGCCGTGGTCCGTCGCACCGCTACGGCCGGGCCGTGCCTGGCCGGCGGCGCCCGACGCGGCTTCGCTGAAGGCCCGCTGGAACGCGCTGCTGAAGGCCGAAGGCGCCGAGCGGCGGGCCCTGTTCGAGCCGAGCCGGGCCCGTACCCTCGACTCGGCGGTGGGCCAGTTGCCGGGCCAGCCGACCGGCACGGAGCGGCTGGCCCGCGCCGAGGGCCCGTGCGCGGAGCCGGTACGGGTGCTGGCGGCACCCTTCGACGAACAGTGGCTGATCCCGGACCACCGGCTGATCGACACGGCCCGCCCGGAGCTGTGGCGGGTGGCGGACGAGCGGCAGGTGTTCGTCGTGGAGACGGCCGACGAGACCACGCCCCTGCTGGCGACCTCGCTCCTGCCCACCCTCCGCACGGGCCGCGTCCGCCCGCTGTTCCGCCGCCCGAACGGCACGGAACCCAACCTCGCCCCAGGTCTGTCGGACCACCTCGCCGACCGCCTCGGCTCCCTGCCCACCCCACCGGACCTGCTGGCCTGGATCCTGGCGACGGTCCGCCCGGATCTCACCGTCCCGCTCACCTCGGACGCCGACGTGTGGGACCGGGGCACGGAGTTGGGCCACCGCATGCTGTGGCTGCTGCGCCGCGACGGCGAACGCCCCAAGCTGCCCGGCGGCCGGCGGCCGTACGTCCGCGCGCCCCTGCCGAGCCTCCCCCTCACCCTGCACTACGACCCGGAGGAGGAGACCCTCCACCTGGACGAGGGACGTATCTCCCCCGTCCCGCCACAGGCCTGGGAGTACGAGGTGGCCGGAGTCCGGGTCCTGGAGGCCTGGTTCGCGGCCCGTACGACCCCGTCCGACGCCGGCACGCTCGCGGCGATCCGCCCGGCGACCTGGCCGCAGCCCTGGACGTCGGAGTTGCTGGAGCTGATCACGGTCCTGGCTCTGCTGGCGGAACTTCGGCCCCTGCGCGCCGAGTTGAAGATCCCGGCCCCGATCACGGCGGCCGACCTGCGCCAGGCGGGCGTCCTGCCGGTGCCGGGCGCTTCCCGGCGTCCCGCGTCGGTCCTGGACCACCACGAGGAGGGCCCGGAGGGCCAGTTCGCGCTGCTCTAA
- a CDS encoding ABC transporter permease, which produces MSALAYDGLAMTGRQLRRVRNSPGLAILTQLMPVNMLLFFGYVFGSALAMPGREYRAFLVPGLLVATAAGGLMTGMFQAAADTHRGVMDRFRTMPVSRAAVPLGQAVADLVVTAIGTVPLLLVGLAVGWRIEGSAAGAAGAVGLLLLFRFACTCAGIFLGLLTRSEDAAGQLGASSFVLPLLSDAYIPTDHLPGWLRTLAEWNPISAVTTALRDLFGNAPVPHGAAWPVAHPVAGSLAWTLALVAVFLPLAVRRYSHGE; this is translated from the coding sequence ATGAGCGCGTTGGCGTACGACGGTCTGGCGATGACCGGACGGCAGCTGCGCCGGGTCCGGAACAGTCCGGGCCTGGCGATCCTGACCCAGCTGATGCCGGTCAACATGCTGCTGTTCTTCGGCTATGTCTTCGGCAGCGCGCTGGCGATGCCCGGCCGCGAGTACCGCGCGTTCCTGGTACCCGGGCTGCTGGTCGCGACCGCGGCCGGCGGGCTGATGACCGGCATGTTCCAGGCCGCCGCGGACACGCACCGCGGCGTGATGGACCGGTTCCGGACGATGCCGGTGAGCCGGGCTGCCGTACCCCTCGGGCAAGCCGTGGCCGACCTCGTGGTCACGGCGATCGGCACCGTGCCGCTGCTGCTGGTGGGGCTCGCGGTGGGGTGGCGGATCGAGGGGTCCGCGGCCGGGGCCGCCGGCGCCGTGGGGCTGCTGCTGCTCTTCCGGTTCGCCTGCACCTGCGCCGGGATCTTTCTGGGCCTGCTCACCCGCAGCGAGGACGCGGCCGGCCAGCTCGGCGCCTCCTCCTTCGTACTGCCCCTGCTGTCCGACGCCTACATCCCGACGGACCACCTCCCGGGCTGGCTGCGGACCCTGGCCGAGTGGAACCCGATCAGCGCGGTGACCACGGCCCTGCGGGACCTGTTCGGCAATGCGCCCGTGCCGCACGGCGCCGCCTGGCCGGTGGCGCATCCGGTCGCCGGGTCGCTGGCCTGGACCCTCGCCCTCGTCGCCGTGTTCCTGCCGCTGGCCGTACGCCGGTACAGCCACGGCGAGTGA
- a CDS encoding nucleotidyltransferase domain-containing protein: MNQERGGRQLTLIGQTLEAARRHGIPLWLRGGWAMDFFLGEVTREHGDIDWFARAKDAAALAEVLTALGHTPVPGPPPDLQLDFVKDGLDSSFTLVDRDAAGRVVVAGGPWAGTAWPDGLLDAGPGRIGDIEAPIVGPLAQIEIKRMMPVWDPSRPRRAKDAADIARLEAALRGR; the protein is encoded by the coding sequence GTGAACCAGGAACGCGGCGGGCGTCAGCTCACCCTCATCGGACAGACCTTGGAGGCGGCCCGCCGGCATGGCATCCCTCTCTGGCTGCGAGGCGGCTGGGCCATGGACTTCTTCCTCGGGGAGGTCACCCGGGAGCACGGCGACATCGACTGGTTCGCCCGGGCGAAGGATGCCGCAGCCCTCGCCGAGGTCCTCACCGCACTCGGTCACACGCCCGTCCCCGGGCCGCCCCCCGATCTCCAGCTCGACTTCGTCAAGGACGGGCTGGACAGCAGCTTCACCTTGGTCGACCGGGATGCGGCGGGGCGAGTGGTCGTCGCGGGTGGCCCCTGGGCCGGTACTGCGTGGCCGGACGGACTGCTGGACGCCGGGCCGGGCCGGATCGGGGACATCGAGGCGCCGATCGTCGGCCCGCTCGCCCAGATCGAGATCAAGCGCATGATGCCCGTCTGGGATCCGTCCCGGCCGCGCCGTGCCAAGGACGCCGCGGACATCGCCCGGCTGGAGGCTGCCCTGCGGGGCCGTTAG
- a CDS encoding GntR family transcriptional regulator, whose amino-acid sequence MTSFAPDSIVLNRKLPLWYQVSQSLRASILGRSPEDPLRLPTEEQLAEHYGVSVLTMRQALKELEDEGLISRHRRRGTFIEPGVRRGAPVRLLGSVDAIVAQQSGMTTELLDHGTVPVPAPFAEYFPDLAEVATYHRLRSDEKTGEPTNHAVNHIRPELAARVDLEDLIRWPMTKVLRDVVGADISRITDTVEARLADPDTARLLQVPLLSPILHYTGVTYDTEGRVLDVAVIHYRGDRFSFTVTLEAT is encoded by the coding sequence GTGACCTCCTTCGCCCCGGACTCGATCGTCCTGAACCGCAAGCTGCCGCTCTGGTACCAGGTGTCGCAGTCCCTGCGCGCCTCGATACTCGGCCGCTCGCCCGAGGACCCGCTGCGGCTGCCCACCGAGGAACAGCTGGCGGAGCACTACGGGGTGAGCGTGCTGACCATGCGGCAGGCGCTGAAGGAACTGGAGGACGAGGGGCTGATCAGCCGGCACCGGCGACGCGGCACGTTCATCGAGCCCGGCGTCCGGCGGGGCGCCCCGGTGCGGCTGCTGGGCTCGGTGGACGCCATCGTGGCCCAGCAGTCCGGCATGACGACCGAGCTGCTGGACCACGGCACGGTGCCGGTGCCGGCACCCTTCGCCGAGTACTTCCCGGATCTCGCGGAGGTGGCGACGTACCACCGGCTGCGCAGCGACGAGAAGACCGGCGAGCCGACGAACCACGCCGTCAACCACATCCGCCCCGAACTGGCCGCCCGCGTCGACCTGGAGGACCTGATCCGCTGGCCGATGACGAAGGTGCTGCGGGACGTGGTCGGGGCGGACATCAGCCGCATCACGGACACGGTCGAGGCCCGCCTCGCCGACCCGGACACCGCCCGCCTCCTCCAAGTCCCGCTGCTCAGCCCGATCCTGCACTACACGGGTGTGACGTACGACACCGAGGGGAGGGTGCTGGACGTGGCGGTGATCCACTATCGGGGGGACCGCTTCTCGTTCACGGTGACCCTGGAGGCGACCTGA
- the hmgA gene encoding homogentisate 1,2-dioxygenase, producing MSGDTRKTAAGLSYLTGFGNEHASEAVPGALPEGRNSPQRAPLGLYAEQLSGSAFTEPRAHNRRSWLYRIRPSAAHPAFTRTGNGAIRTAPFTEAVPDPNRLRWNPLPEPPAGTDFLVGLWTLGGNGDATQRTGMAVHLYHANASMERVFSDADGELLIVPERGGLLLHTEFGLLAVEPAQVALIPRGVRFRVLLLDDSARGYVCENYGAPFRLPDLGPIGANGLANARDFRAPVAAYEDVTGPVEVVNKFCGNLWTAVYDHSPLDVVAWHGNHVPYVYDLRRFNVIGTISYDHPDPSIFTVLTSPSDTPGLAGVDFVVFAPRWLVGEDTFRPPYFHRNVMSEYMGLIEGAYDAKAEGFVPGGGSLHNMMSAHGPDRETFDRASAAELKPQKIDDGLAFMFETRWPVTLTPQAAGADHLQQRYDDVWRGLEPHFRA from the coding sequence ATGAGCGGGGACACGCGGAAGACCGCCGCGGGACTGTCGTATCTGACCGGGTTCGGCAACGAACACGCCTCCGAGGCGGTGCCGGGCGCCCTGCCCGAGGGCCGCAACTCGCCGCAGCGCGCGCCGCTCGGCCTCTACGCGGAGCAGCTGAGCGGCTCGGCGTTCACCGAGCCCCGGGCACACAACCGCCGCTCCTGGCTCTACCGCATCCGCCCGTCGGCCGCCCACCCCGCGTTCACCCGCACCGGCAACGGCGCGATCCGTACGGCACCCTTCACCGAAGCCGTGCCCGACCCCAACCGGCTGCGCTGGAACCCGCTGCCCGAGCCGCCCGCCGGTACGGACTTCCTCGTCGGTCTGTGGACGCTCGGCGGCAACGGCGACGCGACCCAGCGCACCGGTATGGCCGTGCACCTGTACCACGCCAACGCCTCGATGGAGCGGGTCTTCTCCGACGCCGACGGCGAGCTGCTGATCGTGCCGGAGCGCGGCGGACTGCTGCTGCACACGGAGTTCGGCCTGCTCGCCGTGGAACCGGCCCAGGTGGCGCTGATCCCACGCGGGGTGCGCTTCCGTGTGCTCCTGCTGGATGATTCCGCCCGGGGCTATGTGTGCGAGAACTACGGTGCCCCCTTCCGCCTCCCCGACCTCGGCCCGATCGGCGCCAACGGGCTGGCCAACGCCCGGGACTTCCGGGCACCGGTCGCCGCGTACGAGGACGTGACGGGCCCGGTGGAGGTGGTGAACAAGTTCTGCGGCAACCTCTGGACGGCGGTCTACGACCACTCCCCGCTCGACGTGGTCGCCTGGCACGGCAACCATGTGCCGTACGTCTATGACCTGCGCCGGTTCAATGTGATCGGCACCATCTCCTACGACCACCCGGACCCGTCCATCTTCACGGTCCTGACCTCCCCGTCCGACACCCCCGGTCTGGCCGGTGTCGACTTCGTCGTCTTCGCGCCGCGCTGGCTGGTGGGCGAGGACACCTTCCGGCCGCCGTACTTCCACCGGAACGTGATGAGCGAGTACATGGGCCTGATCGAGGGCGCCTACGACGCCAAGGCGGAGGGCTTCGTGCCGGGCGGCGGCTCACTGCACAACATGATGTCGGCGCACGGCCCGGACCGGGAGACCTTCGACCGGGCGAGCGCGGCCGAGCTGAAGCCGCAGAAGATCGACGACGGGCTGGCCTTCATGTTCGAGACCCGCTGGCCGGTGACCCTCACCCCGCAGGCGGCGGGCGCCGATCACCTCCAGCAGCGCTACGACGACGTGTGGCGGGGACTTGAGCCCCACTTCCGCGCGTGA
- a CDS encoding TetR/AcrR family transcriptional regulator, whose protein sequence is MAVRGAVPEVIWARPERTGRGPKPAYTRDDIAAAAVRIADERGLDAVSMRHVAAELGCGTMSLYNYVPRKEDLYELMMDAVSAEQVPWQPSGDWRADLIRVARDTRALMHRHPWVPRLMSPVYGFSPHALRYLEHCLACLDPLEASYGTKLELIAMLNGVVTTYVRNELDTAERVRALPWSEDEENAVRIAYLGGQVASGAYPRMAAAFAEDAGPIDLEAVFERALGRVLDGFTPGSDKR, encoded by the coding sequence ATGGCAGTCCGAGGGGCCGTCCCCGAGGTGATCTGGGCGCGCCCCGAGCGCACCGGGCGGGGTCCGAAGCCGGCGTACACCCGCGACGACATCGCGGCCGCCGCCGTCCGGATCGCCGACGAGCGGGGGCTGGACGCGGTGTCGATGCGGCACGTCGCGGCGGAGCTGGGCTGCGGCACCATGTCGCTGTACAACTACGTCCCCCGCAAGGAGGACCTGTACGAGCTGATGATGGACGCGGTCAGCGCGGAACAGGTCCCGTGGCAGCCGAGCGGGGACTGGCGGGCCGACCTGATCCGGGTGGCGCGCGACACGCGGGCGCTGATGCACCGGCATCCCTGGGTGCCGCGCCTGATGTCCCCGGTCTACGGCTTCAGCCCGCATGCCCTGCGGTATCTGGAGCACTGCCTGGCCTGTCTGGATCCGCTGGAGGCGTCGTACGGCACCAAGCTGGAGCTCATCGCGATGCTGAACGGCGTGGTGACGACGTACGTCCGCAATGAGCTCGACACGGCGGAGCGGGTGCGGGCGCTGCCGTGGTCCGAGGACGAGGAGAACGCGGTGCGGATCGCCTATCTCGGGGGGCAGGTCGCCTCCGGTGCGTATCCGAGGATGGCGGCGGCGTTCGCGGAGGATGCGGGGCCGATCGACCTGGAGGCGGTCTTCGAGCGGGCGTTGGGGCGGGTCCTCGACGGCTTCACCCCGGGCAGCGACAAGAGGTGA